A region of the Phyllopteryx taeniolatus isolate TA_2022b chromosome 9, UOR_Ptae_1.2, whole genome shotgun sequence genome:
tttgtgtttttccctcTTGAGAAAAACTATGCTCAGTAGAGCACAAATGTAGACGATGTTATTTGTGTTATTCATTCATGCCCAGTTGTACTgtagtcattagcacattcctaacacttcACGTTTCTAATCCTTTTTACACCTATGTTTAAACACAAgcattagtatttctatatttgagtgtattagtttaagcaaaacaCAGTTGTGTACACCTGAAATTTGTCCCTTCAATAATGCCGTTGCTTTCACCCTTCCCTCCATGTGTAATCTGTTGCAACATGCATTCATTCGTCACATTCTcgagagatacagtaaatgcaggcgTGTCATTGTTTCCCTTGTCCTCATTCATAGTTATGCAAAAAATAACTATATAAAACCGGGCTGCTTCGTATGTGTTGTTTTATGGGTTAAAATTTACTGTAATAtaggtgctaatcttattagcatatCCAACCAGGTCCttctgctggtcacttattaCAGTGGATTGTCTGCATATCAATACCCTAACATTGTGCAGGACCTTGCGGTGTGACTATTGCACACACGTACATTGCAATGACAATGATTAAACGATAAATTGTGCGGTCCCTAGCTTGATTCCAATCATAAGATAActgattccgttttttttttttctatttcaatgTCGTGATGCATATCCAAATTGTGCCAGTtacagcaaaaaacaacaacaaaagaactcTGTCACTTTAACCACAGTGTAAATCCTGCCTAAGatactgctgtttttttttgtgtgtgtctgtaggcCTCATCCTGCCCAATGGTGACATCAATTGGAACTGCCCGTGTCTTGGGGGCATGGCCAGTGGACCTTGTGGCTCTCAGTTCAAGGAAGCTTTCTCATGCTTCCACTACAGTAAGGAGGAGGTGAAGGGCTCTGAGTGCATCGATCACTTCCGTAACATGCAGGAGTGCATGCAGAGGTACCCTGAGCTCTATCCTCAGGAGGAAGACAAAGAAAGCTCCAATCAGCCACAGGCAAAGTCTGCTTCTGACTCACCCGAGGGCTCTGCCTTATCGCCCCAAACAGACTCTGTTCCAGCAAGCTCACCAACAGACAGCCAAACTGGCAGCTAAGAGCAACGGTCAATCCACAGGCTCTTAAATCTGTGTATGCAAGCACTGCATTGCAAAGATTTATTCCCTCTAGTCTTGAAAACCAATAAAGAAGGCCTGCACTGTGGTGACTTTCATGGGCGGCACCAATAGAAGACTTGAAGCAGAAAGATATATGGTATTGTGTTGGTGATTATGTGAAACTATTCCTAGGAGGTTCCATGGACCCTGgtcaatggaaaaataaacactcatattctcataagaaaaaaatgtcatgagcATCTCCATTCCCAAACTTTCTGTATGATGTCACTTGTGCGAATTATGTTCAAATACTTGTTCTTTTGCTGCCAACCtgtgcattaaaacacaaaCCATTCTAATAACACTGTTGAAAGAACAACTGCTGTACTGCCTTAAATGTCATTTATGGACAATACAAATATGATTGTATTTGTCAAACATACAGGTGTATTCAGGTGACATTTCGAACCCCTTTTGTGATTTGTGTTTGTTAATGTTGGACCTGATCATTCAGAACTATCTACATTTCTTTGTGGCTGCCGAGTCACCAGCTGAAAGattgaatgaaaatgttaaacTAGGTCAATTGGCTCCGTTATGTGATAAAAACAGTgctttgtctgcatgtgtgtgagtacTAAGTATACCTTCAATTCTGGTTACCGTTATTGCCACCCTTGAGTTTTTCTGTATGACATACAATATCTCAGTGAtgctcaaagtgtggtacttgTACCATTAGTGTTACGCAAAAGAATCCCTGCCCAAGTAAAGTTAAGTTCTGTTCAACGTTTTAGTACAGTCTCCTATATTAaggcacagtgttaatgttcagactgtgcaaaatgttacagCAACTTGCAGTAATAGTTTCATGACCTATTatggtactgtattttaatgttgtttcatgatggtggtacttggagcgctcttttttttttttttttttttacatagtacTTGGTATAAAGGTTTGAGAACAACTGCAATATCTTTTGAAAGTTttcatttagtttagttttcttCTGTACACAAAGAAGGACCTAGTCCCAGATCAACTTGTCTGTCTGTGTTCTCTTTAGCACTGATCCTGGATTCCAGTAATGGTGACCAGAACAATATTACTGTGGAACTTTTAAAGACAATGATCATGGGTGCGAGTAAAGTTGGAGACAAATGTACCAGCTACctttaaacaaagaaaattgatCAGATCCTCAGTCAGGCGAGCCACAAGATGATACGTAAATTGACTTGCCTTCAATATATCCTCCATCAAATGAGGttaaaacaaaaaggagaaTTTAATAAAATCCAGACATTTACACATTCAGGTTCACCTATATCTGCTGCGCTTTGAACAACAATTATGACTTTAATCAACACGATTGTTCAGAATAAAATGGTGTTGGTggaagaattattattttgattttgaatgattatTTCTGAATTTATATTTAAGGGCAATTTTGACCACTTCCCTTATGGCTGGATCAGACCACATGAAAAATGTGTTCTTTGCCGATTGcacgatgtcagactactgccataaattcttgccgtatctcggtcagacagtggcaacagtACAGGacgtattccgataccaccctatcctgtcttttacaaacactgggctttatcttgtcaaatcaaacgctgTCAGAGAGGGTGAACCAGAAAACGCGTtaccggtcaacgcgaccggTACACCCGTTACCATGTCGATGATATACAATGGCTGGCACCAATGTATTGTGTTGGGGAGGgggaaagaacaaaaagaggaaaatcaagaagttttgtcgttcccgacaaaatatgtcgggcccgatctgaGAAATCgcctgcgatagctaatcgggccaataacGAGGCTTAAATTCTGTCGTCTAATCTAGGCATTACTTTGCTTGCTCGCACGGCCCTCCAGTTGGTCTTTGACATTCAATGAAAGTACTGATAGAAATGAGTGCCTTGTGCTGCCACAGCAGTATTAATTTATCTTTTGACCATCAACTTTACTATTTTCTGGGTTTGTGCTGGTGGTTCAACTTGTCACCAGTAATTTTCAGTCTCTTCTTAACTGACTTCCTGAACTGAATTCTTGACTGTTTTGGAGACTGTCCATCTTAGGCATCCACTTCTTAGGCTGTCTGTAATGAGAAGGCCCAATCTGGGGGTCCAGGGGACCACCACACTCTGCATTGTGACCAGCAAACGGCCTGTGGCGGATTCTTCCGGGCCTGCCAGCAGGTACTGCATACCTGTGGAAAAACATTATATTCTAACTTGTGTCATTAATGAAAACAGTGCGCTATAAATGCACATATTTGCCTGGGTTTAGGATGGGGCAGGTGCACCCACGGCTAGTCCAGGACACTGGATAGATACTGATGGTCCCTGAGCTCAGTGCCACCAGACCTGATCGTAGGACCTTGCGCACTTTGACCTGCACTTCTGCATAGCTGCCCTTGTCATGAGCTGACATCACACTCGCCTTAATCACTGTCAGGGTTGTCACAAATCCACAGTAAGTACTGCATGCAGTCTAATTTACATTAGTCAGAACAGAGACATGCGTGCATTAAGGAACACGCGTAGTTTCTTACCATAGTCATGTTTAATCTTGCAGAGGTCAGACACACTTCTTAGCCTTTTCGCCTTACAGCTGCACTTTCCTGTACAcgcacaaccacacacacacacacacacacacacacacacacacacggttttGAATATGGTAGAATTTGGAATGGTAAACCCTGATCAAGCTTCatttggagaaaaaacaaattctttttttccgcTCCTGTTGTCGCACAGAAGGGACAATTTGACTAGTCAACTGTGTAGCACCACCCTTTCGACGAAAactgcaatctcaggtctgattgactacaggcctgtcgccctgacatctgtggtcatgaagtcctttgaacgcatcgtgctggaccacctcaagagcgtcacaggacccctgctggaccccctgcagtttgcctacagagcaaacaggtctgtggatgacgctgtctactgcacttcatcctggaacacctctacggcacggggacctacgcgaggatcctgttcgtggacttcagcttagtgttcaacaccatcatccccgaactcctctcctctaagcttctccagctcagtgtcttgcctgccatctgccagtggatttacagcttcctcacggacaggacacagcaggtgaggctgggggacaccaccagcccaaggatgtgtcctctctccgctgctcttctccctctacacaaatgactgcacctcaacgcacccggctgttaaatcctgaagtttgcagacgacaccacagtcatcggcctcatcaaagacggtgacgagtctgcgtatcgacaggaagtggagcggctggagctgtggtgcggccggcactacctggagctgaacacgctcaagactgttgAGATgctcgtggacttcaggaagcatccttcaccacagcttccccacacgctgtccaactgtactgtgtcaactgtcaagaacttcaagttcctgggaattacagtctgtcagggcctgaagtgggagaccaacatcaacatcGATTctcaaaaagacccagcagaggatgtacttctgaggaagcacggcctgctccaggagctgttgaggcagtctttcacagtctggtttggtgctgccacgaaaaaatgacaaactccgactgcaacggacaatcaaaactgctgacccatctacccactcttgagggcttgcatgctgccagaactaagacaagagcatgaaaAGTTCTCTTGAACCCTCTAtgtcctggtcaccacctcttccagctccttccctcgggtagGCGCTATCAAagaatgcaaactaaaactagcagacattccaaaagcTTCTTTACTCTTGctgttaacttcttaaacagttaacttacaattccattgtaacatgctacCAATCTTgttttgagattgttgtcactgtcgggccatccatccatccatccatgtcctttaccgcttatccccacaagggtcgcgggggtgctggagcctatcccagctatcttcgggcaggaggcagggtacaccctgaaccggtcgccagccaatcgcagagcacacgaaacaaccaaccattcgcactcacattcacacctacgggcaatttagagtctccaatcaacctatcacgcatgttttggggatgtgggaggaaaccagagtgcctggagaaaacccacccaggcacggggagaacatgcaaacttcacacaggcgattggataaaataaaacctcagaaTGTTCTTTTTTGCACAGTAATAACTTGTTTATGAATGTaaagtataaaagtaaaaacacaTGACAGTTCTGTATAAACATTGAATAGGTAAAGTACATGTAATATTTCTTTCCTCCTGGAAATTGTGTTGACAATTAAAAATTGTGCCTGGCACAGCTTACTAAAGACCATTTCCTGTCTTCAGGTATAAAAGTAAAAGGCGCTGGCTTCACGCCACCGCTCCTGCTTGCTTTGGTCACCATTTTGTTGTTTGGTCGAATTCAGCCTCCGTCTATGCAACGCGAATCACACAGAAACTGGCTAGTATCGCTATTGAAATGGGGGTGgaggtgtgggggtggggggggtatTGCAAAGGATGATCTTTATACCTGAGGAGTGCAGCACAGAGACGGCCTGCTCTTTTGGCCACTGGGTCCCTTCATCCATGAAAAATTGAGAATCCAAAGTAGGGACTTTTCCACCGATGGGTATGTTGAACAACTGATTATTTGAATGACTGCAAGAGCCAAACAGGGAGTCGACATCGATATGAATTTCATCTCCCCAGTGATGTTTAAATGACTTTGATCAAGGTATACTGCTCACCTGTCCAGACACTGCCCAGTGGTGGGATTACAGCTGTTGGGGCAGGCGCAGGCTTTGCAGCCCTCAGCGCCAAAGCCCCAATAGCCAGGCATACAATGAGTGCAGCTTGTGCCCCCAACACCAGTTTTACACTTGCACTGGCCACTCCGATGGTGGCACCAGGTTTCCTCATCTCCAGGATGTGGAGACGAGGAGCCTTCGGGGTCACACCAGCATCCTGAAAGACAAAGACACACATTTGTACGTATGCGTTTTTGGTATTTTCCCATCAGAATGGTGCCGCTGCACTACACAACATTGTTCAGTTTGACTTGCTTACGCTGGCAAGTGTGGGGGGAGTTGATGGGCAGCGTCGGGTGACGGCGGTAGCCTCGACGACAGCGCTGGCACCTGGGCCCAAAGGTGTTGTGTCTGCAGCTATCGCAGACCCCGCCGCTCTGGCCACCGGTGGAGAGCCACGCTCGCTGGGAGAAGTGGCAGCTGTCTGCATGGTCGTGACACTCACACTCTGATGCCAGTTGAAGAGAAGAGAGAAAGTCAAAGTCAGATGGAGAACATGACCCTGAGTACTGATGGAGACTAGTCCCAAAACAAATCTGATATTTAAAACGAACAGATGGGCCAGATCATTTGTACAtgaagttgaatttttttttttttttaaatgtgtatgtaaaatgtgtaagatagattattttaatattaaaataatgaattctcattttaaaatgttgtgtAATTCATTCAATTAGAATGATTTCAAAATTGTTAAGAAttctttttaacaaattattaaattagataaatgaattaaaacaatgagtaaacacatttcaagtaaccaattttaggaaacAAGCTAAATTAATACAACAAGACTCTTGATAAAGTAAATGCTTGATGcaaactttgcccacccctgctacGCATCCATAGTCGTTGTTGGGATTGGTACGGTATATTCTATATTCTATGTATTACCAAaccaatcagtcaatcaattaATGAGGGAATTCCTAGTTCTAGCTCTCAGGTGACTTTCTAGTCCCCTTCCTATTAGTTGTCACATACTTTGGCATGGATTTGCGTCGCCACTGCTCCCGTTGGCAGGCCTCCAGGGACGGTCGTTGTAGAGTGGCGCGCACTTCTCACAGTGGTAGCCTGCCGTGTGGTGAGTACACACGCAGCGACCTGACACCTGGAAGGCACATCTGGAGCTTTTCAGTAATAAACACATACGGTCTAGAAACATACGTACATGCGGTTCAATACAAGAGTCGTATCAATAGTTTTGCTTGTACAAAGAAGATAATGCACAGATTGGATTGACGCTGTTAGAGAGGTATTAAGTTTGTTTAGATAATGGTGGTGTGGAACTGCACAGCATTTACAGAAAGCTGggcctaatattttgactttgtaCAGTATTTCCTGCACTACGACATATTTGTTAAATGTTTATACGTCAGGCGTCTTTGTAATGGTGTAATTGTCGATTCATCTCTTGTATTAGATTTGATTAAATTGTTCATCTGCGCTTAATATTGTATATACTCAATAGTCAAGGGACGATATATTGTAACCCCAAACAGATCACTATAAGTATACAGTAGAACTGTGTTACCAACCAATCAATGAAAAGGGTCATGATAATATTGAAAAGGGTCTGctgaactaaaataaaataatacactggCATATGATTATGATACATGTCATGGTAATGATTCAAAATCTTTCACATATGTCACATTAACATTTTGGGGTTAAAATATTGAATAAAGGGTTAAAAGCCCTCTTCAATAGTGGGGATTTTCTTCAATGATAGCATCGGACTGCAATTGACATCtgtcttgttttaaaaaaaaaaaaaaaaacactcaccatGTTACCGTCCTGCTGTGCGTCTTGGCTGGTGTGGCGTGCCACACAAATCTCAGCATGTCCGTGGCACAGGCACGTCCCTTGTGCCAGCAAGTTATAAAGAGCATAAGGTCCTGTCAGTGAGGTGGGTGTAGGCTGTGTTTGTTCCTCTGAGGTCTGGTGAAGGGGAGGACAAGTCTGAGGTTTCAGCAGTCTGATACGCAGGTTGGTGAGGGTCAGGCGGACAAGAGCCTCTGGACTGTAGGGGTCCAATAAATTTGCATTGTTCGGGTCAAGTAACCGTAATATCACCTAGGAAGAGACAGTGCATGATTCGTAACATGAACGCCAGTGTGTTGttgaaatacacaaacatgACATCTCTTACCTCCCCACCACTGCAGGGTGCTGCGCTGCTGTAACGGGATGTACACAAAGAGCCAGGCTGATTAAAATCATCAGGCAAACCAAACTCCATGCTACAGTTGTGTGCAAAGACCTTAAGAACCACCCAGGAATTCCCAAAGTCTGTCGATCGCTCAACGGCCATGGCAGCGGGCCGCGGCGACCGGAACAACAAAACCACATGTGACATACAGAACTGTGTTTCCAGGTCCAGACGGATCTCGTCGTGCTTCCCCTGCATGGTGGGCTCTGCACTGGATTCCCACCAGGTATTTGGATGCAAGAAAGGATCATCAGTCATGTGACTAGGTGGGTGGGGACATGGGATGTGGTCATGTGAGGTGTTCCCACAGCTCCTTGAGAGGGTGATGAGACCTCTGCCTGTAGCCAAGTTCGTAATGGGTGGACTGCAGGCGTGGTTCGCACATCTGGAAACTGAAGCAGAAGTACAGTCAATGTGGTTTTGCGATGCTTTATGATTAACCTTCAGGACAGAAAGTCACACCAAGGAAACAATAGCTATAGTTCACTGTTCAACAATTCATTTGATTCTTCTTAGTTCATGTTACATACAATCCCTACGTTTCTCCAAACAGACTCTCAGATTACCTTTTATAATAAGAGGCAAGGCAGCAATAACTATTACCTTTACCGGATGTATAACAatagacaaaaatgtcacttgtAACTGAAGAACCTTTCCTTTCAAAACTATTGTCAGAGAAGCCTCCTCACACTGAAAAGACTTCTTTGAATTTACTTGATTTTATTGTGTATTACAGTCCCACATAATCCAAATGTGGCCAATTGACCtgaattttcctttttctctcaGTTAATTATTACTTGTTAAACCAAAGTGTTTCATTCATGTCAACAAAGTTCAAATAAATCCTATTCTGCGGACATGTTTTCCAGATTTTGTAATACTAATtgtgtaatttaaaataaataaataaaattgtttaaaaatgggcggcacggtggcgactggttagagcgtcagcctcacagttctgaggatccgggtccaattcccggccccgcctgtgtggagtttgcatgttctccccgtgctgtgtgggttttcttcctcccacatcccaaaaacatgcattaattggagactctaaattgcccgtaggtgcgaatgtgactgcggatggttgtttgtttgtatgtgccctgcgattggctggcaaccagttcagggcgtaccccgcctcctgcccgatgacagctgggataggctccagcacgcccgcgaccctagtgaggagaagcggctcagaaaatggatggatgtttgtttaaaaatgataCTTTTAAGTAACCGTAACAACAATGTGTAAAGATTACCTAAAGGAATCATGTAATCTAATGTATTTTTCAGTTATCTTAATATATTCATTGGGTATTATTAAAGTCATTTTATTCACTGAATGGTTAATGTGCTGCAGCAACATACAATGAAATAACAGGCATTGCATTATGACTACTTGGACAGTATAGTGCtgtatttaaccaaaaaaaatgtttttgattgcCACTGTCAGAGAAGTATTAATGTATGTCTGTTATTGTGGTTATTGTCTGCAGTGTTGtgaaactgcactgcatcataatgagaACTGCTTCTCATATTTTGGATACGCTGATGTCAATGAGGGCCAGCTTGCTGGccttgtgaggatg
Encoded here:
- the si:dkey-202e22.2 gene encoding netrin-4; translation: MSGKGEHQLLQTLIWLLAVLARSGAVSRCANHACSPPITNLATGRGLITLSRSCGNTSHDHIPCPHPPSHMTDDPFLHPNTWWESSAEPTMQGKHDEIRLDLETQFCMSHVVLLFRSPRPAAMAVERSTDFGNSWVVLKVFAHNCSMEFGLPDDFNQPGSLCTSRYSSAAPCSGGEVILRLLDPNNANLLDPYSPEALVRLTLTNLRIRLLKPQTCPPLHQTSEEQTQPTPTSLTGPYALYNLLAQGTCLCHGHAEICVARHTSQDAQQDGNMVSGRCVCTHHTAGYHCEKCAPLYNDRPWRPANGSSGDANPCQKCECHDHADSCHFSQRAWLSTGGQSGGVCDSCRHNTFGPRCQRCRRGYRRHPTLPINSPHTCQRCWCDPEGSSSPHPGDEETWCHHRSGQCKCKTGVGGTSCTHCMPGYWGFGAEGCKACACPNSCNPTTGQCLDSHSNNQLFNIPIGGKVPTLDSQFFMDEGTQWPKEQAVSVLHSSGKCSCKAKRLRSVSDLCKIKHDYVIKASVMSAHDKGSYAEVQVKVRKVLRSGLVALSSGTISIYPVSWTSRGCTCPILNPGMQYLLAGPEESATGRLLVTMQSVVVPWTPRLGLLITDSLRSGCLRWTVSKTVKNSVQEVS
- the chchd4a gene encoding mitochondrial intermembrane space import and assembly protein 40 encodes the protein MSYCRQEGKDRIIFVTKEDHEAPSNAELIADDPHDPYEEQGLILPNGDINWNCPCLGGMASGPCGSQFKEAFSCFHYSKEEVKGSECIDHFRNMQECMQRYPELYPQEEDKESSNQPQAKSASDSPEGSALSPQTDSVPASSPTDSQTGS